Within the Arthrobacter sp. V1I7 genome, the region ACCCACCCGCAGCAGAAGGCCTCCGGCTACCGAACGACGACGGCGACGCTTCCCCTTTTCCCGCGGGGCAGGCGTCGCTGTCGTCGTTGGTGCTTGCGGCGGCCCGGAAGGGCCTCCGCGCGGGGTCCCGGGGGTGCCAGCGTCAGGCCCCCGCCCCGCCCCAGACCGCCATAGACTGGGGCGATGAACCCCGAGACTGTTGTGACGATCCTCTGCGGGCTGGCCATCCTGGTGGGCGTTGCCGGCACCGTCATTCCGGTGCTTCCCGGCGGCTTCCTGATCGGCCTCAGCCTGCTGGCCTGGGCGATCTGGGGCGGCGCCGGAATCACGGGCTGGGTGGTGTTCGGTATCGGCATGGTATTCGTCCTGGCCGGAATGGCGGCCAGCGCCGTCCTGACCGGCCGGAAGCTCAAACAGCACAGCATCCCCAGCCGTTCGGTCGTGGCCGGCCTGGTCCTGGGCGTCGTGGGGATGTTCATAATCCCCGTGGTGGGGCTGTTCGTGGGCTTCGCCGCCGGGCTCCTGCTCAGCGAACTGCACCGCACGCGCGTTTTCGGTACCGCCGTCGCCTCCAGCTGGGCCGCCCTAAAGGCGACCGGCCTCGGCATGATTGTGGAGTTCGGCCTGGCCTGCCTCGCCGCGAGCACTTGGGTAATCGGCCTCTGGGTGGCCGGATCAGCCTAGCGGACGCGGACCGGGGACCCCTTCTGCGGCCGGGAAGTCCCGGAGCCTACTAGCATGGGTTCATGAGCGCCGGACCCGGAGAATCCGCCCCCCAGCAGCCTCCCCTGTTCCACGACACCCGCGACCTGACGCCGTTCCGCAAGGCGCTGATCCGCACCCCGGTGCGCGGTCTCGCCGGTGGCGTGGGCGGCCTGGTCTCGGGAGTGCTGGCCGGGCGGACCCGCGGCACGCTGGCCGTGGAGGGCGGCGTTCCGTGGCTGGGCAAAGTCGCCGGCAGATCGGCCGGGAAGGCGGCGAAGGCCGTGCATCCCGCTGTTTTCGGTAGCACGGACCCGGACCGGCTGATCGGACTGGCCCGGGAGTTCCCGGGCTGGGCCGGGCTCTGCTATCTGATGGCCGGGCTGCTGGAATATTCGCATGGCGGATACCAGCGCGCCTCCGAACTGCTCCAGCGCGGCCTTTCCGTCCGGAACGACGACGCCGCGAACGGCTACGCCTCCGAGTACCTCGCCGCTGTGCTCACCCGGGTTGAGGTTGCGGAGCGGATCGAGGTCCCGGTCCTGTTCAGTGAGGAAGCGGTATTCCTCGCGCTGTCCCACTCGCTCCGGGAGACGGGCCAGACGGAGGCCGCACTGGCCGCCCTGGCGGGGCTGCCGCCATCGTTGCCGATGGCCCTGGCCCGTTGCTCCCTCGCGGCGGTGCTGGGGAGGGACGCGGAGGTTGCCGCGGACACCGAGGGCCTGCTCAACGGCGATGACCTTTCGGCGGCGCTGCTGCTGGTCCGGGCGCGTTCGTTGCGGAAACTCGGCGACTACGGTGCCGCCCGGGACGCGTTGCAGGAGGTCCTGCGCCGGCGGAAGACTGATTTCACGCTGCGCAGCGATGCCCTGACCGACCGGGCCCTGCTGCTGCTGGACAACGGGCGTAAATCGCTGAGCCCGAGGGAATGGCAGCGCCGGAAGCCCGCCGAACTGGAGGCCGTGAGGGCGATCCGGAAGGACGCCGAGATGCACGAACTCTGGGACCGCGATTACGGCCGGGCGGCCGACGGCGAGGGCGGCTGATCCGGGTGCCGGTGCGCTTCCGTCCCAGCTCAGACGGCATGTTGCCGTCAACCCCACCCTTGCGGGCCCCGGCATCAGGGAGTACAAACGAGGCATGAGAGATGCCGCCATCCGCTGGATGCAGCACTACATCACGGCCTGGAACTCGAACGAGCCGGACGACATCCGGGCGTTGTTTACTGAGGATGCCGAGTACTTCACGAGCCCGCACGAGGCGGAGCCGTGGCGCGGGCGGGAGCGGATCGTTGAGGGCTGGGTCGCCGCGCGGGATGAACCCGGTGACTGGTCGTTCGAGTGGAAGCTGTTGGGCGTCGACGGCGGACGGGCCTTCGTGCAGGGCCGCACCACCTACCAGCGTGACCACCGCAGCTATGACAACCTCTGGGTCATCCAGCTCACCGCGGACGGCCGGGCCTCGTCCTTCACCGAGTGGTACATGCCGCGCAAGTGAGGGTGCCGCTGTCCCGGCAGTCGCTCAGCTGCGCAGCACGGCGTGGCCCAGCGTCGGCCCGAGCTGCTCGGCGAGCAGCACAAGGCCCAACACCACCATGATGATTCCGCTGGCGAGTGTCACCCGCCGGGCCGCCGCCGGCCGGGAATGCAGGATCTTCCGTGCCAGCAGTGCCACGCAGCTGTAGACCACGGCCACCAGCAGGACGAAGGTCAGGCCCAGCAGCCCGGACTGCACCGGCACCGGCAGGGGCGCCTCCGGGCTGACGAACTGCGGGACGAGGGCCACGTAGAACAGCAGGCCCTTCGGGTTGATGCCGCTGGTGCCCATGCCCTGGACGAAGGTCCGGAACTGGTTCGCCGGCGCCGGCAGCTCGGCCGTACCGCCGCCGAAACTCGCTCCGCGCCAGGACCTGATGGTGGCGGCGCCAAGCCAGAGCAGGTATGCCGCGCCGGCCACGGTCAGCCAGCCCAGCACGCCGGGGATGCCGGTGAGCAGGGCGGACAGTCCCGCCACGAGAAGGACCGTGTGCAGCACGTAGCCGCCGCAAAGCCCCGCGATGGCAGGAACGAAGCTGCGCTGCCTCAGGCCCGCCGTGATGGAATATGCCCAGTCCACCCCGGGGGTACACGCGAGGGCGCCGGCGACGACCATGAAGGCGAGAAACAACTGGGGATTCATGCGGAGCTCCTAAGGCCTGGTTACACGAGAAACTCTAGGGAAATTGCCGCCACAAGTGTTCCCTCTTTTCGCCGGAAAACCCGCTGGCTTGGTAAGGTTTTTGCGTGATTGACCACATCGACAAAATTATTTTGCGTCATCTTAAAACCGATGGCCGGATGACTGCCACCGCGCTCGCCGCGAAGGTCGGTTTGACGGTGGCGCCGTGCCACCGGAGGCTCCGCGACCTGGAGGCATCCGGGGTGATCCGCGGGTACCGGGCGGACATCAACCCGGCGGCCGTCGGGCTGGGCTTCGAGGCGATCGTGTTCGTGACGCTGCGGCAGGTGGACCGGGCCACGATGGAGATTTTCGAGAACCGCGTGGCGGCCAACCCCAACATCGTGGAGGCGCAGCGGCTGTTCGGCTCGCCGGACTACCTGCTGAAGGTGATCGCCGAGGACCTGCCGGCCTACCAGCGCTTCTACGACGCCGAACTGACCTCGCTGCCCGGCGTCGAACGGCTGACCTCCACGCTGGTGATGAAGAACCTCAAAACGAACATCGGACCTCCGGTCTAAACCGGACGTCCCGATCCAAACCGGACGCCCCGATACGGCAGAATCAGGCGCCCAACAGCCCAGTGGTCCGGTACGGGATGACCTCGCGCAGGAACATGCTGGTGGACGTCCTCACGATCCCGGGGCAGAGACGGATCTCCTCGGACACGCGGTACAGATCGTCCGGGCTCCGTGCCACCACCCGGATCAGCAGGTCCGTATCACCGGCCGGGGCGTGGCACTCCAGCACCTCGGGGATGTTCCGCAGCGCGGCGATCGCCTCGTTCAGATGGCTCTGGTCCAGCTCGGCGCTTACCGACGCCGCGACACCCCGGCCCAAGGCGGACGGCAGGACGCGGCTGCTGTTCGGCCGGAGGGCCCCCGACGCCGTCATCCGTTCCAGGCGCGACTGCACCGTCCCGCGCGCCAGCCCCAGTTTCTGCGCCAGCACCATGATCGGAACCCGGGGGTCCTCATCGAGGGCGGCCAGGATCCGCCGGTCCGTGGCGTCGAGTTCCTGCAAAGTGACCACTTCCTGTTCGTCATCAGCCATCGGATTGAGCAGATTGATCACTGCTGGAGAAGTGCGTTGCACCAACTGTAGGGCTTCTGTTGAAATGGTGACAACACAAGGGGCGAGGCCACCGCCGGATCCCGAAAGGCTAAGGGCATCCCGGCACACCACCCGGTCCCCCGATGAGGCTTCCCGCAAGGAACCTGCCGCTGATTGACACTTGTTCACGCATCGTCTCTCCGCATCCGCAGTGCCATGGCCCGGAGCAACGCCCCGGGCCCGGCACGGCAAGAGCCCCTGAGCCACCGACGTCGGATTTCCCGAAGTCTTCGGTAGCTGAGGGGCTCTTGTGGTGCCCCGCTTAGGCTGGACCCATGACGTCTGCCGGCCGCTTCGCCCCCAGCCCCTCCGGTGAACTGCATGTGGGCAACCTCCGGACCGCCATCCTGGCCTGGCTGTTCGCCCGCTCCACCGGCCGGCGGTTCCTGATGCGTGTGGAGGACCTGGACCGGGCACGGGCCGGCGCCGAGGCCGAACAGCTCCGCGATCTGGCCGCCGTCGGCGTGAGCTGGGACGGCGACATCGTCCGCCAGACCGACCGCGGGCCCTATTACTCGGATGCAATCGCCCGGCTGAGCGCGGAGGGCCTGACCTATGAGTGCTTCTGCACGCGGCGGGAAATCCAGGAGGCCCCGTCCGCGCCGCATGCCCCGCAGGGCGCCTACCCGGGGACGTGCCGGAATCTGACCAGGACCGAGCGCGAGCAGAAACGGGCGCTCCGGCCAGCCGCGGTCCGGCTCCGTTCCGCGGTCACGGAAGCGGCGGTGCAGGATGTGCTGCACGGCAGTTACACCGGGGTGGTGGATGACTTCGTGCTTCGGCGCAACGACGGCGTGCCCGCCTATAACCTCGCCGTGGTCGTGGACGACGCCGGGCAGGGGATCGACCAGGTGGTCCGGGGTGATGACCTCCTGCCCTCCACGCCCCGCCAGGCATACCTCGCCTCCCTGCTGAATATTCCCACCCCGGAATATGCGCACGTGCCCCTCGTGCTGAATGCCGGCGGCGCCCGACTTGCCAAGCGCGACGGCGCCGTCACGCTCGCGGACCTGGCCCTGCTCGGCCTGACGGCGGACCGAGTCCGGGATGCGCTGCTGGACTCCCTCGGGCTGCCGGCCGGTCCCTTGCACAAGGTGCTCGCCGCCTTTGATCCCGCGGCGCTGCCCCGGGAGCCCTGGGTGTGGCCGGGAGCTGGCCTTCGCGGGGCGTAGTCCTGCCGTGCTGCGCGACGCGTAGGCTGGAACCATGTCAGAACCCGCAGTTCCCCGATTCACCGTCGAGACGGCCAAGGTCCTTGCCGAAGTCGCGCACAACCGCCAGAAGGACAAGCTCAAGCGGCCCTACCGGGAGCACGTGCTGGCCGTCGGGGACGCGCTGGCCGATTTCGACGACGACATCCGGATCGCCGGCTACCTGCACGACATCGCCGAAGACACCCCGATGACCCGCCAGGCGCTGCTGGACATGGGCGTCTCGGAGCGGGCCGCGGACATCATCGAGCGCGTCACGAAGCGCCTGCATGAAAACCCGGACGACTACCAGGCCGGCATCCGGCACATCGCCGAAGACCACGACGCCACCCTGGTGAAGATCGCTGACAACGCCCACAACTCCCTGCCCGAGCGGGTCAAGGCACTGGCCGAGAAGTGGCCGGACAAGCCGTCGGTCACCCGCTACGACGAGGCCCGGCCCGTGCTCTACGCCGCCGTCCCCGTGGAGGAAACCCGGAAGATCCTGGCCCGCATCAACCCCTGGCTGCTGGCGGAACTGGACGACATGCTGGACGAGGCGGACGACACCGACTACGAAAACCTCTCCTACGACGACCCGGAGACGTAACCCCCGGCGGGACTCCGGAGTCGGGCCGCGGCAAGGGTAGCTCGCGGCCATTTCGCCGGACACGTGCGGGTTCGCCGTAACGTCTCCGCGAACTCGCAGGGCTCCGGCGAGTTCGGTGCGTGCGCACGCGCCAAACCAGGGACTACACGCGGCCCAGGGCGTCGATGTCCTCGAGGAACTGCTCGTGGGCTTCCGCGCTGACCGTGGTCCGGGTCTCCGCGATCGCGTCGAGGTAGTCCTGGGTGGCCGGACCCTTCCGGACCGCCTCCCGGAGAGCCACATTGCCGCCTGAGGCTGCGCCGCCGTCGTCGTACACCGCTTTTTCCAGTGCCCGCTGGGAGGCGCTCCGGGCCGCGTACTCGATGTCCGCGGGGGAGAAGCCCTCGGTGCGGTCCACCAGCAACTCCACGTCCACGTCGTCCACCACGGCCGCGGGGATGAAGCGCTGCCACATGGCCTCGCGGGCCTGGCGGTCCGGCAGGCCGATCGGGATGACATAGTCGAAGCGGCCGTGGCGCAGGAACGCCGAATCGAGGGCGCGGATGAAGTTCGTGGCGCAGACCAGCAGGCGGCCGGGCTGTTCGCGGAACGCCGGGATGATCTTGAGCAGTTCGTTGGTGACGCCCTGCAGCGGCGACGGCGGTTCGCCCGAACGCTGGGAGGCGATTTCCTCCACCTCGTCGATGAACACGACGGCGTGCTCCAGTTCCGCTATCTCCAGGAACGTCTCGCGGAGCGCACCGGCCAGCCCCTTGGGATCGGAGGCCAGCCGCGAGGGGAAGACCTCCACGAACGGCCACTCCAGCCGGGACGCGATCGCCTTCGCAAAGGTCGTCTTGCCGGTGCCGGGCGGACCGAAGAGGACGACGGCGCGCGGCGGCACCACGCCGTATTCGTCGGCGAGGTCGGCCTCGGCGAGGGGCAGGACCAGACGGCGCTCCAGCAGTTCCTTCTCATTGCGCATGCCTGCCACGTTTTCCCACAGGTCACGGGCCAGGATCCGGCCGCCCAGCAGGCTGAGCGGCTCGAGCTCCTGCCTCTGGACCGGGATTTTCCGCTCGAAGTAGCGCAGGTTCTGCTTCAGGACGAAGCCGCGGCCCAGGAACGCCTCCACCCGGGTCTCGGCCTCCGGCATCAGCGCGGAAAGCTTGTTCAGCCCGTGCGGGGCCATCCGGTTTTCGACGGCGGCGAGCAGCGAGGTGCCGATCCCGCGGCCGCGGTATTCCGGCAGGGTGGCCAGGAAAACAATCCAGCCCTGGTCGTGCGCGGCGCGTCCGACGGCGGCGCCCACCACCTGGTCGCCCTGGACCGCGACGACGGCATGGTCCTTTTCGCAGGAGGCCAGCACCTCGGAGAGCGCGTAGACCGGCTCGACATCGGTGGCCTTGAGGGATTCCCAAAGATGCAGGATCCCGTCCAGATCGGCCGAATGGAAATCCCTGATCCGCCAGTTGGTCATGAGGTGTCTCCCGGGTGGTTCGTCGCTGAGCCAAGTTGAGCCTGTCTGCTGAGCATATGCGAACCGCATGGGGGAGAGGCCGCGGGGACGTTGCGTTACGGCGCCGCGCCAAACGGCCGGGTGTTGTGCTCCGGGTCCGCGGCGGCCGGGGCATAGTGTTCCAGCCTTCCACGCTCGGCGACCTTTAACAGTTGGCCAGCGGGGACAACTGTGACACTATCTGCGTATGAATGCAGACATGCAGGTTGAGCTCGCCAGTCCCCACGTGGAACTCGCCGTCGAGGTGTTCTCCATGCTGGCCGATGCCACGCGTGTCCGTTTGATCCTCGTCTTGGGACAGGGTGAACTGCCGGTCAACGTCTTGGCTGAGCGTGTGGGGAAGCCGGCTTCCGCCGTCTCGCAGCACCTGGCCAAGATGCGGCTGGGCGGCATGGTCGCCACACGGCAGGAAGGCACGAAGATCTTTTATCGGCTGCAGAATGATCACGCCCGCCAACTGGTGATGGACGCAATCCACCAGGCCGAGCATGCGCTCGGCACTGCCCCTCGGCACGGCTCATGAACCGCCCGTCGGATGCCGTGGACGAACACAGCCACGGCGAAGGCCAGGAGCGCACGCACGATCACCCGCACGACCACGGCCACGGACCGCACGGGCATATGCACGCCACCGGTCTGAAGGGCTGGCTTCAGTCGGTCTTCGTCCCGCACTCCCACGACTCTGCGGACTCCATCGACGAGGCGCTCGAATCCAGCTCGCAGGGAATCCGCGCTGTCAAGGTCTCGCTGCTCGGCCTTGGCGCCACCTCGCTCTTCCAACTGGTGATCGTGCTGATCAGCGGCTCCGTGGCGTTGCTGGCCGATACCGTGCACAACTTCTCCGACGCGCTGACCGCGGTCCCGCTCTGGATCGCGTTCCTGCTGGGCCGCCGCAAGGCCACCCGGACGTACACTTACGGTTTCGGCCGGGCCGAGGACCTTGCCGGGCTGTTCATCGTGGCGATGATCGCGCTCTCCGCGGTGGTGGCCGCCGTCGAATCCATCCGCCGCTTCTTCGAACCCCAGCCCGTGCACAACCTCGGCTGGGTGCTCGCCGCCGGGCTGGTGGGCTTCGCCGGCAACGAACTCGTCGCGATCTACCGGATCCGCGTCGGCCGGCGGATCGGTTCCGCGGCCCTGGTGGCCGACGGTGTCCACGCCCGGACGGACGGCTTCACCTCGCTGGCGGTCGTCGCGGGCGTCACCGGTGTCTGGGTCGGCTTCCCGCTCGCGGACCCTATCGTTGGCCTGCTGATCTCCGCCGCCATCGTCGTCCTCCTGTGGGGCACCGTGCGCGACGTCGGACGGCGGCTGATGGACGGAGTCGACCCCGACCTGACGGAACGGGTTGAGGCCGTCATCGCGGAACACTCCAGGGCCGGCGGGACCGCTCGGCTGCGCTGGTCCGGCCACCGGCTGCACGTCGAGATCACGGTGCCGGTCCCGCCGGACGGCCACCTGGTCGAGCTCGCCTCGGTGACGTCCAGTGTGGAACGCGGGGTCCGGCGGGCACTGCCGCACGTCGGCTCGGTGGCGGTCGTGCCCGGCTTCGCCCCGAGCCAACTCGCTACAGACGCCCTAAATCCTTAGCTAGGAGGCGGCGGCTGTGTGTGAGGGTTCCGGGCCCTCAGCCCACGCACGGTCGTCAAGCGCGAGCGTTTTCCAGCCCACATACGACAGTGCCACGGAATAGGGCAGTGTGCCGATGACGCTGAATGCCAGCGTGGACGGCAGGGTCATGGACCCGATGACGAATGCCACTACGGCCGCTGCCGGCCACCACGGGATAAAGCCGTTCCGCCAGAGCGCCAGCAGGAACAGTGGCAGTCCGAAGTAGACGCCGATGAGCCCCGGAATCTGCCATGCGGCGATATTTACCGGCGTCGCCGACCTCTCGAGGATCCCGACGGCAGCGTCAATGGGCAGCCCGGATTGGCCCAGGGCAATGGCGAACCAGTCGACTAGGAGCATCCCGCTCAGGTTGACCAGGCCGACAAATGCCAGCAGCCCCGCGGCACGGCCCCAGATGACTGCCCGGTGGCGAACCATCGTCAGCAGTCCCAGCACTGAGATCGACAGGAAGACCCAGCCGTAATGAAGGAACAGCGGCGCCACCTCGCCCTGGAGGGAATTGGCGCTGACCGTTTGGATGAAACTTGCAGCGGTGTCTTCAGGCTCCCACGGTGTGAGAGCCATTCCGGCGAGCATGCCCAAGGCGCCGAGGAAGAGTCCTGCCGCCGTCGTTATGCGGCTGAACCGTGCTGCCTGAAGGATCATCGTGACCACTCGCCTCGGAGGACAATGGTATGTTCGGCCATTGTCCTCCTGCCGCTTGCGGCGGACAAGCAGAATTGGGTTGGACAGCCGGAAGCAATCAGCGCGCATGTCGGCGATGATCTCGCGGCAGTAGCTCACTGGCAGTTGGTCGTCGCAGCCGCTCACCCGGCCACCGACGGACCAGGCACCCGCCGTTCGTCCCCGACGCCGGACCTGTTCGGGCCGGCTTCCGGGCGGAAATCGCCGCCGGGCCGACCCTTGAACTCCCCGGCCGCTACCTAGAGGTGCTGGATGCCTGCCCGCTGCATGGCGTCCTTGTAGACCTCGACGTTCTTCGCCAGGAGTTCTTCCTGCTTGGCTGCCGAGACGGCGAACGCGCGGCCGCCGAGGGCGGTGGCCTTGTAGATCTTGACGCCGCGGTTCTTCAGTGAGGAGTGGTAGGTCTTCTCGAAGAGGGTGAGGAAGGCGTGGGCGTCGGCGCCGTGGGCGATGATGGCCGAGACGCGCTTGTTGATCTTCAGGAACTGGCGGAAAGGCCGCAGGCCGTCCGTTTTCTCCTGGACGTTCAGTGCGGAGGGGAGCTCGGGGTCGCGGACCCAAGGGTAGGCGTTCCACGGCATCACGTAGCGGGGGTCGAGTTCGACGGCCTCGTAGATGGAGGTGGCGCGGCGGGCGGCCTCGTCATCGTTGAAGTGGGAAACGAAGCCTGACTCGGTGCCCTTGCCGGGGGCGATGTGCAGGCTGACGATCCGGCATTCGTCCTCGTCATGGACTGGATCGATGTACGGGACGACCGACCCCGGCTTCTTTTCCATGAGTTCGTCGCAAAGCGCCGTTACCGCCGCGATGTTCGGTTCCTGCAGCAGGGTCTTCTTTTCGTCCCAGTCAATCGTCACGATTTCTCCCTCAGCGCTCGGCGTCCAGAATCAGGCGTCTGCTCCCACTCTACGCTTCCGGCGGAGGCGGCGTTTTTTGAGGGCGCCTGCGACGTTGCTTTTGCCAGCCCCAATGACCCCTGTGACCTGGCGGCTTAACGCGCCGCTGAGCCCCGCCGGCAAATTATCCGCAACCGGCCAGTTGGTCCCCTAGTGCCTTCGGGTTGCCCGGCGTAGGCTTAAAGCGCCTGCAGGTAGCCGTCAGATTACGTTGGGCCGTTCAGGACATTTAAGTGTCCGAGCCATCTCATAGCGAGATCGCGAAGGTACCTGCAGGCTTCACGTGCCCGCCAAGTCTGGCGGGACGCCGCAGCATCCGGCCAATCTGGTTCAGGCGCGGGGGACAAAAACGTAGTGGCGGAGTGCCGGCTAGCGGGAGGCACTATCTCAAGCACCGGCACAGGTCCATCATGAAGGGAGCAAGCCAGTGCGACGGGCTCCCTTGAGGACCAATGGCGAGCGTGCTGGCCGTGAACCTGAGGAGATTGTCGTGACCAGGATCCGCTCCGCTTCCCCGGACCGCCGTTCGCTTCTCAAGGCGGTGGGGATCGGAGCCGCTGGAATCGCGGGCGCTCCGCTGCTGGCCGGCTGCACTTCCCAAGGCGAGCCTCGTGGCGGTCCCGGCCAACCGAGTTCGACGGCGTCGTTACTCCCGGCGCCGGAGCCGCAGGTCAAACCCTTGCTGGACCAGCAGAAGTTCGACAATGCCTTGGCCAAGCTCGACGGGATGGTCCAGGGCGCCATGGAGAGCACCGGAGTTCCGGGGATCGCGGTGGCCGTGGTCTACCGGGATCAGACGGTGTACACGAAGGGCTTCGGGGTGCGGGAGTCCGGCAAGACAGAGACGGTCGACGCCGACACGGTCTTCCTGCTGGCGTCCGTGTCCAAACCGCTTGCCTCGACGGTGGCTGCGGGGGCCGTGGGCCGCAACGCCGTCCAATGGAAGGACCCGGTAATCAGCCACAGTCCGGACTTCTCCTTGAAGGACCCGTTCGTCACCCGGAATGCGACCATTGCGGACCTGTTGTCGCACCAGGGAGGCCTGCGGACCGGCTCGGGCGATCTGCTCGAAGACCTCGGATTCGACCAGCCGTACATCCTCAGCCACCTCAACCAGCAGCCGCTGGACTCGTTCCGGTCCAGCTACAACTACAGCAACTTCGGCTACACCGCAGGAGCACAGGCGGTCGCCGACGCCATGAAGATGTCCTGGGAGGACCTGGCCGACGAGATACTGTTCAAGCCGCTCAATATGACCGACAGCAGCTACCGCCACGCGGACTACCAAAAGGCGCCGAACAGGGCCCTCATTCATGTACCGGCCGGGGACAGGACCTGGGTGGCCAAATACAACCGCGACGCCGATGCGGAGGCCCCCGCCGGCGGCGCCAGCTCCTCGGTCCGGGACCTTGCCCGCTGGCTCCGGTTGCAGCTCGCCAGCGGCAGCTATGACGGCAAACAGGTCATCGCCGCGGAAGCCCTTGGGGTCACCCATGTCCCCCACGCAGTCTCGGGACCGCCCGCCACCCCGGGAGCCCGCACACGGTTCTACGGCCTGGGATGGAACGTCTCCTATGACGACCACGCCCGCCTCCAGCTCGGGCACTCCGGAGCCTTCAACCTTGGTACCGCGACCGCCGTCTCCATGCTCCCGGGAGAGCAGCTGGGGATCGTGGTTCTGACGAACGGCTGGCCCCAGGGCATTCCCGAGGCCATCTGCGCCGGCTTCCTGGACGTGGCTCAGAATGGAGAGCCCACCGTCGACTGGCTGAGTTTCACCGCCGGAGTATTCCAGCAGATCCACGAGTCGGAGAAGCCGAAAGTGGACTATTCCAAGACCCCTGACCGGACACAGCCGGCGCGGACCAACACCTTTTACACCGGCAGCTACACCAATTCCTACTACGGGCCGCTGACTGTCGCCGAGGAGGGAGGCGCGCTGGAATTCAAAATGGGTCCGGCCGACAAGACCACAACGTTCCGCCTTGCCCACTTTGACGGAGACACCTTCAGCTTCAACTCGATCGGGGAGAACGGCAACGGTCTGGCCGGGGCCATCTTCACCCCAGGTTCGGGCGGCACAGCCTCCAGCGTCAAACTCGACTTCTACGATGAGACCGGGCTGGGCACCTTCACCCGCAGCTGAGGCCGGGGTACTTCCGTAAGCTTCAAGGGAACAGCACCGCCCGACCCGAGGAACCCATTGCCGATCAACCGACAGACCCTCAAGGCCGACGGGTTCACCG harbors:
- a CDS encoding DUF456 domain-containing protein, encoding MNPETVVTILCGLAILVGVAGTVIPVLPGGFLIGLSLLAWAIWGGAGITGWVVFGIGMVFVLAGMAASAVLTGRKLKQHSIPSRSVVAGLVLGVVGMFIIPVVGLFVGFAAGLLLSELHRTRVFGTAVASSWAALKATGLGMIVEFGLACLAASTWVIGLWVAGSA
- a CDS encoding nuclear transport factor 2 family protein — protein: MRDAAIRWMQHYITAWNSNEPDDIRALFTEDAEYFTSPHEAEPWRGRERIVEGWVAARDEPGDWSFEWKLLGVDGGRAFVQGRTTYQRDHRSYDNLWVIQLTADGRASSFTEWYMPRK
- a CDS encoding LysE family translocator, producing the protein MNPQLFLAFMVVAGALACTPGVDWAYSITAGLRQRSFVPAIAGLCGGYVLHTVLLVAGLSALLTGIPGVLGWLTVAGAAYLLWLGAATIRSWRGASFGGGTAELPAPANQFRTFVQGMGTSGINPKGLLFYVALVPQFVSPEAPLPVPVQSGLLGLTFVLLVAVVYSCVALLARKILHSRPAAARRVTLASGIIMVVLGLVLLAEQLGPTLGHAVLRS
- a CDS encoding Lrp/AsnC family transcriptional regulator translates to MIDHIDKIILRHLKTDGRMTATALAAKVGLTVAPCHRRLRDLEASGVIRGYRADINPAAVGLGFEAIVFVTLRQVDRATMEIFENRVAANPNIVEAQRLFGSPDYLLKVIAEDLPAYQRFYDAELTSLPGVERLTSTLVMKNLKTNIGPPV
- a CDS encoding Lrp/AsnC family transcriptional regulator, translated to MADDEQEVVTLQELDATDRRILAALDEDPRVPIMVLAQKLGLARGTVQSRLERMTASGALRPNSSRVLPSALGRGVAASVSAELDQSHLNEAIAALRNIPEVLECHAPAGDTDLLIRVVARSPDDLYRVSEEIRLCPGIVRTSTSMFLREVIPYRTTGLLGA
- the gluQRS gene encoding tRNA glutamyl-Q(34) synthetase GluQRS yields the protein MTSAGRFAPSPSGELHVGNLRTAILAWLFARSTGRRFLMRVEDLDRARAGAEAEQLRDLAAVGVSWDGDIVRQTDRGPYYSDAIARLSAEGLTYECFCTRREIQEAPSAPHAPQGAYPGTCRNLTRTEREQKRALRPAAVRLRSAVTEAAVQDVLHGSYTGVVDDFVLRRNDGVPAYNLAVVVDDAGQGIDQVVRGDDLLPSTPRQAYLASLLNIPTPEYAHVPLVLNAGGARLAKRDGAVTLADLALLGLTADRVRDALLDSLGLPAGPLHKVLAAFDPAALPREPWVWPGAGLRGA
- a CDS encoding HD domain-containing protein gives rise to the protein MSEPAVPRFTVETAKVLAEVAHNRQKDKLKRPYREHVLAVGDALADFDDDIRIAGYLHDIAEDTPMTRQALLDMGVSERAADIIERVTKRLHENPDDYQAGIRHIAEDHDATLVKIADNAHNSLPERVKALAEKWPDKPSVTRYDEARPVLYAAVPVEETRKILARINPWLLAELDDMLDEADDTDYENLSYDDPET
- a CDS encoding ATP-binding protein; its protein translation is MTNWRIRDFHSADLDGILHLWESLKATDVEPVYALSEVLASCEKDHAVVAVQGDQVVGAAVGRAAHDQGWIVFLATLPEYRGRGIGTSLLAAVENRMAPHGLNKLSALMPEAETRVEAFLGRGFVLKQNLRYFERKIPVQRQELEPLSLLGGRILARDLWENVAGMRNEKELLERRLVLPLAEADLADEYGVVPPRAVVLFGPPGTGKTTFAKAIASRLEWPFVEVFPSRLASDPKGLAGALRETFLEIAELEHAVVFIDEVEEIASQRSGEPPSPLQGVTNELLKIIPAFREQPGRLLVCATNFIRALDSAFLRHGRFDYVIPIGLPDRQAREAMWQRFIPAAVVDDVDVELLVDRTEGFSPADIEYAARSASQRALEKAVYDDGGAASGGNVALREAVRKGPATQDYLDAIAETRTTVSAEAHEQFLEDIDALGRV
- a CDS encoding metalloregulator ArsR/SmtB family transcription factor is translated as MNADMQVELASPHVELAVEVFSMLADATRVRLILVLGQGELPVNVLAERVGKPASAVSQHLAKMRLGGMVATRQEGTKIFYRLQNDHARQLVMDAIHQAEHALGTAPRHGS
- a CDS encoding cation diffusion facilitator family transporter, which translates into the protein MNRPSDAVDEHSHGEGQERTHDHPHDHGHGPHGHMHATGLKGWLQSVFVPHSHDSADSIDEALESSSQGIRAVKVSLLGLGATSLFQLVIVLISGSVALLADTVHNFSDALTAVPLWIAFLLGRRKATRTYTYGFGRAEDLAGLFIVAMIALSAVVAAVESIRRFFEPQPVHNLGWVLAAGLVGFAGNELVAIYRIRVGRRIGSAALVADGVHARTDGFTSLAVVAGVTGVWVGFPLADPIVGLLISAAIVVLLWGTVRDVGRRLMDGVDPDLTERVEAVIAEHSRAGGTARLRWSGHRLHVEITVPVPPDGHLVELASVTSSVERGVRRALPHVGSVAVVPGFAPSQLATDALNP
- a CDS encoding uracil-DNA glycosylase, with the translated sequence MTIDWDEKKTLLQEPNIAAVTALCDELMEKKPGSVVPYIDPVHDEDECRIVSLHIAPGKGTESGFVSHFNDDEAARRATSIYEAVELDPRYVMPWNAYPWVRDPELPSALNVQEKTDGLRPFRQFLKINKRVSAIIAHGADAHAFLTLFEKTYHSSLKNRGVKIYKATALGGRAFAVSAAKQEELLAKNVEVYKDAMQRAGIQHL